A genome region from Macrotis lagotis isolate mMagLag1 chromosome 4, bilby.v1.9.chrom.fasta, whole genome shotgun sequence includes the following:
- the BNIP3 gene encoding BCL2/adenovirus E1B 19 kDa protein-interacting protein 3 translates to MAQSGQPAPPPEENLQGSWVELHFSSNGNGHSAAPSSISAYNGDMEKILLDAQHESGRSSSKSSHCDSPPRSQTPQDINRISETDTHSIGEKNSSQSEEDYMERRKEVESILKKNSDWIWDWSSRPENIPPKEFLFKHPKRSATLSMRNTSVMKKGGIFSAEFLKVFLPSLLLSHFLAIGLGIYIGRRLTTSTSTF, encoded by the exons ATGGCGCAGAGCGGCCAGCCCGCGCCCCCCCCCGAGGAGAACCTGCAGG GCTCTTGGGTGGAATTGCACTTCAGCAGTAATGGCAATGGTCATAGTGCAGCGCCATCCTCAATTTCAGCCTATAATGGCGACATGGAAAAGATTCTTCTGGATGCCCAGCATGAGTCTGGACGGAGCAGCTCCAAGAGTTCTCACTGTGACAG CCCACCtcggtcacagacaccccaagaTATTAACCGAATTTCTGAAACGGATACTCACAGCATTGGAGAAAAGAACAGCTCCCAG TCTGAAGAAGACTACATGGAAAGACGGAAAGAAGTAGAGAGCATCCTGAAGAAAAACTCAGACTGGATCTGGGACTGGTCCAGTAGGCCTGAAAATATCCCCCCAAA gGAGTTTCTTTTTAAGCACCCGAAGCGTTCGGCCACTCTCAGCATGAGAAACACGAGCGTCATGAAAAAGGGGGGCATCTTCTCGGCAGAGTTTTTGAAGGTTTTCCTCCCGTCCCTGCTGCTCTCTCACTTCCTCGCCATTGGGCTGGG GATCTACATTGGAAGGCGTCTCACCACCTCCACCAGCACCTTCTAG